One segment of Panicum virgatum strain AP13 chromosome 3K, P.virgatum_v5, whole genome shotgun sequence DNA contains the following:
- the LOC120698191 gene encoding calreticulin-3-like, with amino-acid sequence MGRAFLHRALVLSSLLLLASGEIFFEERFDDGWEHRWVKSDWKKSQGQAGTFRHTAGTYSGDPDDKGIQTTGDAKHFAISAKFSEFSNKNRTLVVQYSLKIEQDIECGGAYIKLMSSHVNQKKFGGDTPYSFMFGPDICGDQKKKLHLILSYQGQNYPIKKDLKCETDKLTHFYTFILRPDATYSILIDNREREFGSMYTDWDILPPRRIKDVDAKKPKDWDDREYIEDPDQVKPEGYDSIPKDIPDPKDKKPESWDDDDDGIWKPRMIPNPEYKGPWKRKKIKNPNYKGKWKTPWIDNPEFEDDPDLYVLKPLQYVGIEVWQVKAGSVFDNILICDDPDYARHVVDETFAANKEAEKEAFEGAEKKRKAREEEEARRAREEGERRRRERDRDRGRDHYRDRYKRHRHYDYHDEL; translated from the exons ATGGGCCGCGCCTTCCTCCACCGCGCGCTGGTCCTCTCGTCGCTGCTCCTCCTCGCCTCCGGCGAGATCTTCTTCGAGGAGCGATTCGATG ATGGGTGGGAGCACCGTTGGGTGAAATCTGATTGGAAAAAGAGCCAAGGACAAGCTGGAACGTTCCGGCACACAGCGGGAACCTATTCTGGAGATCCTGATGATAAAG GTATACAAACAACTGGGGATGCCAAACATTTTGCTATATCGGCAAAATTCTCAGAATTTAGTAACAAGAACCGAACATTAGTGGTCCAGTACTCGCTAAAAATTGAGCAGGATATTGAATGTGGCGGTGCTTACATCAAACTTATGTCTAGCCATGTCAACCAGAAGAAATTTGGTGGCGACACACCTTACAG CTTCATGTTTGGACCTGATATATGTGGGGATCAGAAAAAGAAGCTCCATCTCATACTTTCGTACCAGGGGCAAAACTACCCTATCAAGAAAGATCTAAAATGTGAAACAGACAAGTTGACACATTTTTACACATTTATTCTCAGACCCGATGCCACTTATAGCATCCTTATTGATAACCGGGAGAGAGAATTTGGGAGCATGTACACTGACTGGGATATCCTTCCTCCTCGTAGGATCAAAGATGTTGATGCAAAAAAG CCAAAAGATTGGGATGACAGGGAGTATATTGAAGATCCTGATCAAGTTAAGCCAGAG GGATATGACTCAATTCCTAAAGACATACCTGATCCAAAGGACAAAAAG CCTGAGTCAtgggatgacgacgacgacggtatATGGAAGCCTAGAATGATACCGAATCCAGAATACAAGGGACCATGGAAGCGGAAG AAAATTAAGAATCCTAACTACAAAGGAAAGTGGAAGACCCCATGGATTGACAATCCAG AGTTTGAGGATGACCCAGACCTATATGTTCTGAAACCTTTGCAGTATGTGGGGATTGAAGTCTGGCAG GTCAAAGCCGGTTCTGTTTTTGACAACATTTTGATTTGTGATGATCCGGACTATGCAAGACATGTTGTAGACGAAACTTTTGCTGCAAATAAGGAG GCTGAAAAGGAGGCCTTTGAAGGAGctgaaaagaagaggaaggCTAGAGAAGAAGAG GAAGCACGGCGGgcgcgggaggaaggggagagacgaaggcgagagagggatagGGACCGTGGCAGGGACCATTACAGGGATAGATATAAG CGTCATAGGCACTACGACTACCAT gACGAGCTATAG
- the LOC120698192 gene encoding uncharacterized protein LOC120698192 has protein sequence MANWSPNMQSYFDLLNADPERSTTHTPGTNASEEEFDYSPLHRRSETAPPSQPRALFPPAPGAFVGAPPPYPYPSYPYPPYPYPPAPATSRVAPPPYPYPAPMTDAPPPYPYPPYPYPPYPYPPPPTFTTSAPHGHAGGAASAGSENEGGGTTAPCRPAIPKKRNEWTPADEEKLVNAWLMHSVDCVDGNSKSGPTFWGQISDTYNATTDPLRHRTAKQLKDHWSMYNARVSLFNAIYNQEVSKRQSGADDDMVMDEAKARYARRAGHEFKLFHWWEAVRHQPKWSVKHGGGPNIDVSKRSRLGTSGEYSSGSRETDEEVNRPPGRDRSKAAARKGKGKVGSSSHTSTDSAEMGEKLEDLCKITHEYAQAKLWKQWNILSSRSTDGMTDAQKKVHDRALKRLQQQLHLNDDDE, from the exons ATGGCAAACTGGAGTCCAAATATGCAGTCATACTTCGACCTGCTCAACGCCGACCCCGAGCGTTCGACTACCCATACGCCGGGTACCAATGCTTCCGAGGAGGAGTTCGACTACTCGCCGCTCCATCGCCGCTCGGAGACTGCTCCACCCTCGCAACCCCGAGCGCTGTTTCCTCCAGCTCCCGGCGCTTTCGTAGGTGCTCCTCCGCCGTATCCGTACCCATCGTATCCCTACCCACCGTACCCATATCCTCCAGCTCCCGCCACTTCCAGAGTCGCTCCCCCACCGTATCCATATCCTGCTCCCATGACCGATGCTCCTCCGCCATATCCCTACCCTCCATATCCGTACCCTCCATATCCCTACCCTCCGCCTCCCACATTCACGACATCTGCTCCTCACGGTCATGCTGGAGGTGCTGCCTCCGCTGGCTCGGAGAATGAAGGCGGGGGTACGACCGCACCATGTCGTCCAGCCATTCCCAAAAAGAGGAATGAGTGGACGCCCGCAGACGAGGAGAAACTG GTTAATGCTTGGTTGATGCACTCGGTCGATTGCGTGGACGGAAACAGCAAGAGCGGCCCAACCTTTTGGGGCCAAATAAGCGACACCTACAACGCCACCACTGACCCACTCCGACACCGCACCGCCAAGCAACTGAAGGATCATTGGTCCATGTACAATGCACGGGTCTCCTTGTTCAATGCAATATACAACCAAGAAGTGTCGAAGCGGCAAAGTGGAGCCGACGACGACATGGTGATGGACGAAGCCAAAGCAAGGTATGCACGAAGGGCTGGCCATGAGTTTAAGCTTTTTCATTGGTGGGAAGCTGTCCGTCACCAGCCGAAATGGTCAGTGAAGCATGGTGGTGGGCCGAATATAGACGTGTCGAAGAGATCACgtctcggaacttccggtgagtATAGCTCCGGCTCTCGGGAGACCGACGAGGAGGTGAACCGTCCCCCGGGTCGTGATAGATCGAAGGCGGCTGCGCGGAAGGGTAAGGGGAAGGTAGGCTCAAGCAGCCATACTTCTACTGATTCCGCAGAGATGGGCGAAAAGTTGGAAGATCTTTGCAAGATCACCCACGAGTACGCTCAAGCAAAACTGTGGAAGCAGTGGAACATACTCAGTTCACGCTCGACGGACGGTATGACGGATGCTCAGAAGAAGGTTCATGACCGAGCGTTAAAACGTCTGCAACAACAGCTTCACctcaacgacgacgacgagtag
- the LOC120698194 gene encoding 60S ribosomal protein L38 — MPKQIHEIKDFLLTARRKDARSVRIKRSKDAVKFKVRCSKYLYTLCVYDTEKAIKLKQSLPPGLTVQEV; from the exons ATG CCGAAGCAAATCCATGAGATCAAGGACTTTCTTCTCACAGCGAGGAGGAAGGATGCCCGCTCCGTGAGGATCAAGAGGAGCAAGGATGCTGTCAAGTTCAAGGTTCGCTGCTCCAAGTACCTCTACACACTGTGTGTCTACGACACTGAGAAGGCCATCAAGCTGAAGCAGTCTCTACCTCCTG GCTTGACCGTGCAGGAGGTTTAA
- the LOC120698193 gene encoding uncharacterized protein LOC120698193, which produces MAGGRAAHKAFLLCNYTLLGAASACIFLTLSLRLAPSPCGLLLVFLHALTAVFAAAGCSGSFTDGGAGAGAGRAHAAHTAGAVLAAIFQGAAALLAFTRTADFLAELRSYVREEDGEIILKLVGGLGTAIFVLEWAALALAFALRLDDDGGEEEADGEYSKRWAPGYHV; this is translated from the coding sequence ATGGCAGGCGGGCGCGCGGCGCACAAGGCGTTCCTGCTGTGCAACTACACGCTGCTGGGCGCCGCGTCGGCGTGCATCTTCCTCACGCTCTCGCTCCGCCTGGCGCCGTCCCCGTGCGgcctgctcctcgtcttcctccacGCGCTCACCGCCGTcttcgccgccgcgggctgctcGGGCTCCTTCACGGacggcggggccggggccggggccggccgcgcgcacgccgcgcacaCAGCGGGGGCCGTCCTCGCCGCCATCTtccagggcgccgccgcgctgctcgcctTCACCCGCACCGCCGACTTCCTCGCCGAGCTGCGGTCCTACGTCcgggaggaggacggcgagatcatcctcaagctcgtcggcgggcTCGGCACCGCCATCTTCGTCCTCGAGTGggccgcgctcgcgctcgccttTGCGCTCCGGctcgacgacgatggcggcgaggaggaagccGATGGCGAGTACTCCAAGAGATGGGCGCCTGGTTACCATGTCTGA